The following are from one region of the Eubacterium sp. MSJ-33 genome:
- a CDS encoding hydratase, with translation MVKLYETGAYLLNGSELIADDGQAQAVLASKGVQTTKEDASKNTMAYGILEAHNTSGNMEQLKIKFDKMTSHDITFVGIIQTARASGLTEFPIPYVLTNCHNSLCAVGGTINEDDHVFGLSCAKKYGGIYVPPHQAVIHQFAREMLAECGAMILGSDSHTRYGALGTMAIGEGGGELAKQLLKRTYDVAKPGVVAIYLDGEVQKGVGPQDVALAIIGATFGCGYVKNKVMEFVGPGVDKLSADFRIGVDVMTTETTCLSSIWKTDEKIEEWYETHYRPECYKELNPGAVAYYDGVVYVDLSKVKPMIAMPFHPSNVYTIEDVKANLMDVLDDVEKRAQVSLDGKIDFTLKDKVVDGKLYVEQGIIAGCAGGGFENICQAADLIRGKYIGADEFTLSVYPASTPIYMELAKNGVLSDLIETGAIVKTAFCGPCFGAGDTPANNAFSIRHSTRNFPNREGSKIQNGQIASVALMDARSIAATAANKGFLTSATDLDVEYKGQKYFFDKKIYDNRVYNGWGHPQPEQEIKFGPNIKDWPEMVALTDNLMLKVASVIHDPVTTTDELIPSGETSSYRSNPLGLAEFTLSRKDPEYVGRAKAIQKVERVREAGGCMGEADPNMKAAMHKVKEMFPDACGSNTGVGSTIFAVKPGDGSAREQAASCQKVLGGWANIAKEYATKRYRSNLINWGMLPFVMDEDYDFDVDDYVFIPGVAQAISNKDEIIKAYVVNKDMKELSLKLGDLTDDERDIILAGCLINYYKTH, from the coding sequence ATGGTAAAACTTTATGAAACAGGTGCGTACTTGCTGAATGGTTCTGAACTGATTGCAGATGATGGACAGGCACAGGCAGTTCTTGCATCAAAAGGTGTACAGACGACAAAAGAGGACGCATCAAAAAATACGATGGCTTACGGGATTCTTGAGGCACATAATACTTCAGGAAACATGGAGCAGCTTAAAATCAAGTTCGATAAGATGACAAGTCATGACATCACATTCGTTGGAATTATCCAGACAGCGAGAGCGTCTGGACTGACAGAATTCCCAATTCCATATGTACTTACAAACTGTCATAATTCTTTGTGTGCGGTTGGCGGAACAATCAATGAGGACGACCATGTATTTGGTCTTTCCTGTGCAAAGAAATATGGTGGAATCTATGTACCACCTCATCAGGCGGTTATCCATCAGTTCGCAAGAGAAATGCTTGCGGAATGTGGTGCTATGATTTTAGGCTCTGACAGCCATACACGTTACGGAGCTCTCGGTACAATGGCGATCGGTGAAGGCGGCGGTGAGCTTGCAAAGCAGCTTTTGAAGCGTACATACGATGTGGCTAAGCCGGGTGTTGTAGCAATCTATCTGGATGGTGAGGTTCAGAAGGGCGTTGGTCCGCAGGACGTTGCTCTTGCAATTATCGGAGCAACTTTTGGTTGTGGTTATGTAAAGAATAAGGTTATGGAGTTCGTAGGACCTGGTGTGGATAAGCTTTCGGCAGACTTCCGTATCGGTGTCGATGTTATGACAACCGAGACAACCTGTCTTTCTTCTATCTGGAAGACGGATGAGAAGATTGAAGAGTGGTATGAGACGCATTACAGACCAGAATGCTACAAGGAATTAAATCCGGGTGCGGTTGCATATTACGATGGCGTTGTTTATGTGGATCTGTCCAAGGTAAAACCTATGATTGCAATGCCATTCCATCCAAGTAACGTCTATACGATTGAAGATGTAAAGGCAAATCTGATGGATGTCTTAGATGACGTAGAAAAGCGTGCACAGGTATCCTTAGATGGCAAGATTGACTTTACACTGAAGGATAAGGTTGTTGACGGAAAACTCTATGTAGAACAGGGAATCATCGCAGGCTGCGCAGGTGGTGGATTCGAGAATATTTGTCAGGCAGCAGACCTGATCCGTGGCAAATATATTGGTGCTGACGAGTTTACGCTTTCTGTATATCCGGCATCGACTCCGATTTATATGGAGCTTGCAAAAAACGGTGTACTTTCCGACTTGATCGAGACAGGCGCGATTGTAAAGACTGCATTCTGTGGACCGTGTTTCGGCGCTGGAGATACACCGGCAAACAACGCATTCTCTATCCGTCATTCTACGAGAAACTTCCCGAACCGTGAAGGCTCGAAGATTCAGAATGGACAGATTGCTTCTGTTGCATTGATGGATGCACGTTCCATTGCAGCAACAGCAGCGAATAAGGGCTTCTTAACATCCGCAACTGATCTGGATGTAGAATACAAGGGACAGAAATATTTCTTCGACAAGAAGATTTACGATAACCGTGTTTATAATGGCTGGGGACATCCGCAGCCGGAGCAGGAGATCAAGTTTGGACCAAATATCAAAGACTGGCCGGAGATGGTAGCACTGACAGATAATTTGATGCTCAAGGTTGCATCTGTGATTCATGATCCGGTTACAACGACGGATGAGTTGATTCCTTCCGGTGAGACATCTTCTTATCGTTCCAACCCACTTGGACTTGCAGAGTTTACATTGTCCCGTAAGGATCCGGAATATGTAGGCAGAGCAAAGGCAATCCAAAAGGTTGAGCGTGTGCGTGAAGCAGGAGGGTGCATGGGCGAAGCAGATCCGAACATGAAGGCTGCAATGCACAAAGTAAAAGAAATGTTCCCGGATGCATGCGGTTCAAACACGGGCGTCGGAAGTACAATCTTTGCGGTAAAACCGGGCGATGGTTCTGCGCGTGAGCAGGCAGCTTCCTGCCAGAAGGTACTTGGCGGCTGGGCGAATATCGCCAAGGAGTATGCAACAAAGCGTTATCGTTCGAACCTAATCAACTGGGGTATGCTTCCATTTGTAATGGATGAAGATTACGATTTTGATGTGGATGATTATGTATTTATTCCGGGGGTTGCACAGGCAATCAGCAATAAGGATGAGATTATCAAGGCATACGTTGTAAATAAAGATATGAAAGAACTGTCTTTGAAACTGGGAGACCTGACGGATGATGAGAGAGATATTATCTTAGCCGGCTGTCTGATCAACTATTATAAGACACACTAA
- a CDS encoding PD-(D/E)XK nuclease family transposase, producing MAEKTKEQEKRQKQETWQNREMYLERISKLRLMDDDFFSEALDGKIEAVEYILQTVLERDDLKVVETKAQVEYKSATKRSICLDIKAVDRNEEHFDIEIQRADAGTGPRRARFHGSMIDRELLDKGRNFEELPESFIIFITEDDKYDEGVPVYHIERKIEEKGNALFADGLHILYVNGEYQDVETPIGRLMHDFYCTRSEDMYSKILADEVKYLKETEGGRDRMCRILEEMCEEVAEEVAKETAERVEKETAERVEKEKAKETARLLLTLNKLSHEEISESTGLPLDMVEEMAAQKTA from the coding sequence ATGGCGGAGAAGACAAAAGAACAGGAAAAGCGGCAGAAGCAGGAAACGTGGCAGAATCGAGAGATGTATCTGGAACGTATCTCGAAGCTTCGATTGATGGATGATGATTTTTTCTCGGAAGCGCTGGATGGAAAGATTGAAGCGGTTGAGTATATCCTGCAAACCGTATTGGAACGTGATGACCTGAAGGTTGTGGAGACGAAAGCACAGGTGGAATACAAGAGTGCCACGAAGCGTTCGATCTGTCTGGATATTAAGGCGGTTGATCGGAACGAAGAACATTTTGATATAGAGATACAGAGAGCAGATGCGGGAACAGGCCCGAGAAGGGCGCGTTTTCATGGCAGCATGATTGACCGGGAACTGCTGGATAAGGGCAGGAATTTCGAAGAACTGCCGGAATCATTTATTATATTTATCACGGAGGACGATAAATACGATGAAGGTGTGCCGGTGTATCATATAGAGCGGAAGATTGAAGAAAAAGGGAATGCGCTGTTTGCAGATGGACTGCATATACTGTATGTGAATGGTGAGTATCAGGATGTGGAAACGCCGATAGGCAGGCTGATGCATGATTTTTATTGTACAAGATCGGAAGATATGTATAGCAAAATACTGGCGGATGAAGTAAAATATCTAAAAGAGACGGAAGGAGGCAGAGACCGTATGTGTAGGATTTTAGAAGAAATGTGTGAAGAGGTAGCTGAGGAAGTAGCGAAAGAGACAGCAGAACGTGTGGAGAAAGAGACGGCAGAACGTGTGGAGAAAGAAAAAGCAAAAGAGACAGCAAGGCTGCTTTTGACATTGAATAAACTGTCACATGAAGAGATCTCTGAGAGCACAGGACTTCCGCTTGATATGGTGGAGGAAATGGCGGCGCAGAAGACAGCGTGA
- a CDS encoding thiamine pyrophosphate-dependent enzyme has product MAFNFKEVMSKPERLAPGHRMCAGCGGTIAVRTVLRALHEGDKAVIGNATGCLEVSSFMYPYTAWEDSYMHNAFENAGATLSGIETAYHALKKKGKISANYKFITFGGDGGTYDIGLQSLSGAMERNHDMVYVCYDNGAYMNTGIQRSSATPMFADTTTTPVGKCSNGKMQNRKDLASIIANHDIPYVAQSTFIGTMKDLYEKSEKAIYTPGAAFLNIMSPCPRGWRYDTPDIMKICKLAVETCYWPLFEVVEGKWILNYEPKKKLPIEDFLRPQGRFKHLFKPENENLLVQYQEEVDRRWENLLYMCSK; this is encoded by the coding sequence ATGGCATTTAATTTTAAAGAAGTAATGAGTAAACCGGAACGTCTCGCTCCGGGACATAGAATGTGTGCAGGCTGTGGCGGAACGATTGCTGTTCGTACAGTTCTGCGGGCCCTGCATGAGGGTGATAAGGCAGTTATCGGAAATGCAACCGGCTGTCTGGAAGTATCCAGCTTCATGTATCCATATACCGCATGGGAGGACAGCTACATGCACAATGCATTTGAAAATGCAGGTGCAACACTTTCCGGTATTGAAACCGCTTACCATGCATTAAAGAAAAAAGGAAAGATTTCCGCAAATTATAAATTCATCACATTCGGTGGTGACGGCGGTACTTATGATATCGGCCTCCAGTCTCTGTCAGGTGCCATGGAGCGTAATCATGACATGGTGTATGTCTGCTATGATAACGGCGCATACATGAACACCGGTATCCAGCGTTCTTCCGCAACACCAATGTTTGCAGATACAACGACAACACCGGTTGGCAAATGTTCCAACGGTAAGATGCAGAACCGGAAGGATCTTGCATCTATCATCGCAAACCATGATATTCCATATGTTGCACAGTCTACCTTCATCGGAACAATGAAAGATCTGTATGAAAAGTCAGAGAAGGCAATCTACACACCGGGTGCCGCATTTTTAAATATCATGTCACCATGTCCACGTGGCTGGCGATATGACACACCGGATATCATGAAGATCTGCAAGCTCGCAGTTGAGACATGCTACTGGCCGCTGTTCGAGGTTGTGGAAGGCAAGTGGATCTTGAACTACGAGCCTAAGAAGAAGCTTCCAATCGAAGACTTCCTTCGTCCACAGGGCAGATTCAAGCATCTGTTCAAGCCGGAAAACGAGAACCTCCTTGTACAATATCAGGAAGAGGTTGACCGCAGATGGGAAAACCTGCTTTATATGTGTTCGAAGTAA
- a CDS encoding 2-oxoacid:acceptor oxidoreductase family protein — translation MKKNIEIRWHGRGGQGAKTAALLLADVAFNTGMHVQGFPEYGPERMGAPITAYNRIGESEIRVHSNIYHPDYVVVVDETLLHSVDVTNGLKEDGAIVINTARQKEDILPLLNGYKGNVYTIDAHKVSMETLGKYFPNSPMLAAIVKVADIMEKDVFLSQMQASYEHKFAKKPEVIEGNMRALKMAFEEVK, via the coding sequence ATGAAAAAGAACATCGAAATCAGATGGCACGGACGTGGAGGTCAGGGTGCCAAAACCGCAGCACTTCTGCTTGCGGATGTTGCTTTCAACACAGGTATGCACGTCCAGGGATTTCCGGAATATGGTCCGGAACGTATGGGCGCACCAATCACTGCCTACAATCGTATTGGCGAATCCGAAATCCGGGTACATTCCAATATTTACCATCCCGACTATGTGGTAGTCGTTGATGAGACACTGCTTCACTCTGTTGACGTCACAAACGGACTGAAAGAAGATGGTGCTATCGTCATCAATACCGCACGCCAAAAGGAAGATATTCTCCCTTTATTAAACGGCTACAAGGGAAACGTTTATACGATCGATGCACACAAGGTTTCGATGGAGACACTTGGAAAGTATTTTCCAAACTCCCCGATGCTTGCTGCTATCGTAAAAGTGGCCGACATCATGGAAAAAGACGTGTTCCTGTCCCAGATGCAGGCATCTTATGAGCACAAATTTGCAAAGAAGCCAGAGGTTATCGAAGGCAACATGCGTGCACTGAAAATGGCGTTCGAGGAGGTAAAATAA
- a CDS encoding Coenzyme F420 hydrogenase/dehydrogenase, beta subunit C-terminal domain, with translation MKPLKTYACCIKNEAVRINSSSGGVFSILAAYIFSLKGIVYGVAMNTDCYSASFYSASSLDELDNLRGSKYVQAGIGDTYKKVKRDLTEGRIVLFTGTPCQVNGLKKYLGADYENLICADVICHGAPSPKLWKKYVYYQEEKHNAKLTYVNFRCKDKGWAEYGMKMSYRDPFTGKSISEFVSKETDPYMLVFLRNYALRPSCYRCVARETKLSDITIADFWGIDNVASRMNDNKGTSLVLIRTKKGEKLFENVCNDMKIREVTYEAGVNGNPSDYKSPVRPSQRDGFYHDLNQLKFSDLIFKYAKPSKLSLKTKIKMKLKPVVAPVLKVIRDRRDGY, from the coding sequence ATGAAACCATTAAAGACATATGCATGCTGTATCAAGAATGAAGCGGTAAGAATAAATAGTTCCTCAGGAGGAGTGTTCTCGATCCTTGCGGCTTATATTTTCTCCTTAAAAGGCATTGTGTATGGGGTTGCAATGAATACAGATTGCTATAGCGCTAGTTTTTATTCAGCGTCATCTTTGGATGAATTGGATAATCTTAGAGGTTCAAAGTATGTACAGGCAGGAATTGGTGATACATATAAGAAAGTCAAGAGGGATTTGACAGAAGGAAGGATTGTTTTATTTACAGGCACTCCGTGCCAGGTAAATGGATTAAAAAAATATTTAGGTGCTGACTATGAGAATCTAATTTGTGCAGATGTAATCTGCCATGGAGCACCATCGCCAAAGCTTTGGAAAAAGTATGTATATTATCAGGAAGAAAAACATAATGCGAAACTGACATATGTGAATTTTCGTTGCAAGGATAAAGGATGGGCTGAGTATGGGATGAAAATGTCATACAGGGATCCATTTACAGGAAAATCCATATCGGAATTCGTTTCGAAGGAAACAGACCCATATATGTTGGTGTTTCTTAGAAATTATGCATTGCGTCCGTCGTGTTATAGATGCGTAGCAAGAGAAACAAAATTATCTGATATTACAATAGCTGATTTCTGGGGGATAGATAATGTGGCGTCTAGAATGAATGACAACAAAGGAACTTCTCTGGTTTTGATACGTACAAAAAAGGGAGAGAAGCTATTTGAAAATGTATGTAATGATATGAAAATACGAGAAGTGACATATGAAGCCGGCGTGAATGGAAATCCGAGTGATTATAAATCACCGGTTCGACCATCCCAGAGAGATGGGTTTTATCATGATTTGAATCAGTTAAAATTTTCTGACCTTATTTTCAAGTATGCAAAACCATCCAAACTGTCATTAAAAACAAAAATAAAAATGAAATTAAAACCTGTTGTAGCACCGGTGCTTAAGGTTATTCGGGATAGAAGAGATGGATATTAG
- a CDS encoding 4Fe-4S binding protein — protein sequence MSKATDISKINEHSPYYDMTPGNQIYGGGGSRKFCTGEWRTKTPVIDWEKCTQCLLCTPVCPDSCIPVKDGKREDFDLDHCKGCGICERVCSFGAITMKEGI from the coding sequence ATGTCAAAAGCAACGGATATTTCGAAGATCAATGAACATAGTCCTTATTATGATATGACACCGGGTAACCAGATCTATGGCGGCGGCGGGTCCCGCAAATTCTGTACCGGTGAGTGGAGAACAAAAACTCCGGTTATTGACTGGGAAAAATGTACACAATGTCTGCTCTGCACACCGGTCTGTCCGGATAGCTGTATTCCGGTAAAGGACGGCAAAAGAGAAGACTTCGACTTAGACCACTGCAAGGGCTGCGGTATCTGTGAACGCGTCTGCAGCTTCGGTGCAATCACAATGAAGGAGGGAATCTAA
- a CDS encoding 4Fe-4S dicluster domain-containing protein gives MEVPTLFENKEDCCGCGACYSVCMKCAINMVEDEEGFEYPEIDEDACVRCQQCVRVCPFK, from the coding sequence ATGGAAGTACCTACATTATTTGAAAATAAAGAAGACTGTTGCGGATGTGGTGCATGCTATTCTGTATGTATGAAATGTGCGATAAATATGGTTGAAGACGAGGAGGGATTCGAATATCCTGAGATTGACGAGGATGCGTGTGTTCGATGTCAACAATGTGTGAGGGTATGCCCGTTTAAATAG
- the porA gene encoding pyruvate ferredoxin oxidoreductase codes for MAIRERMSGNEAVAHAIKQINPDVMAAFPITPSTEIPQMVSTFIANGDIDTEFIPVESEHSSMSATMGACAAGARAITATSSCGLAYMWEVLYVAASDRLPIVMAVVNRALTGPININCDHSDSMGARDAGWIQIYAENNQEAYDNYIQAFRIAEHPDVKLPFMACQDGFITSHAVENISLIETEKVKEFVGSYEPENFLLNADMPMAVGPYANSPFYMETKMNQRIAMKNAKKVILEVAEEFEKISGRKYGLFEEYRMDDAEYVIVIMGSAAGTTKEAVDELREQGIKAGMIKVRVFRPFPGAELAAALKNAKGIAIMDRAESFSGCGGPLGSELKAALYDAKNESATVNYFYGLAGRDYTVETACGIYQDLIDYVSGKQEAEQFKYIGLRK; via the coding sequence ATGGCAATTCGTGAAAGAATGTCAGGTAACGAAGCTGTTGCACACGCAATTAAACAGATCAATCCTGACGTAATGGCAGCATTCCCAATCACACCATCGACAGAGATTCCACAGATGGTATCTACCTTCATCGCAAATGGGGATATCGACACAGAGTTTATCCCGGTTGAGTCCGAGCACAGTTCCATGAGTGCTACAATGGGCGCCTGTGCTGCCGGTGCAAGAGCAATCACGGCAACTTCCTCCTGTGGTCTTGCCTACATGTGGGAAGTTCTGTATGTAGCCGCTTCCGATCGTCTTCCAATTGTTATGGCAGTTGTAAATCGTGCTTTAACCGGACCGATCAATATTAACTGTGATCACTCTGACAGTATGGGTGCCAGAGATGCCGGCTGGATTCAGATTTACGCTGAGAACAATCAGGAAGCTTATGATAATTACATTCAGGCATTCCGCATTGCAGAGCATCCGGATGTCAAGCTTCCATTTATGGCATGTCAGGATGGTTTCATCACCAGCCACGCAGTTGAGAATATTTCACTGATTGAGACAGAAAAAGTAAAGGAATTTGTAGGAAGCTACGAACCGGAAAATTTCCTGTTAAATGCAGATATGCCAATGGCTGTCGGTCCTTATGCAAACTCCCCATTCTATATGGAGACAAAGATGAACCAGCGTATCGCCATGAAGAACGCGAAGAAGGTCATTCTGGAAGTTGCAGAAGAATTCGAGAAGATCTCCGGAAGAAAGTACGGACTTTTCGAAGAGTATCGTATGGATGATGCAGAGTACGTCATTGTAATCATGGGATCTGCGGCCGGAACAACGAAGGAAGCCGTTGATGAACTTCGCGAGCAGGGCATCAAAGCAGGCATGATCAAGGTTCGTGTATTCCGTCCATTCCCAGGTGCAGAGTTAGCTGCTGCACTTAAAAATGCAAAAGGCATCGCAATCATGGATCGTGCCGAGAGCTTCTCCGGATGCGGCGGTCCGCTTGGTTCCGAACTGAAGGCCGCTTTATACGACGCAAAGAACGAGTCTGCAACCGTCAACTATTTCTACGGTCTTGCCGGAAGAGATTACACAGTTGAGACTGCCTGCGGTATCTATCAGGATTTGATAGATTATGTATCCGGCAAGCAGGAAGCAGAACAGTTCAAGTATATCGGACTTAGAAAGTAA
- a CDS encoding DUF1836 domain-containing protein: MDIEKDSLKKKIREMTQLGYIAPEDLPSIELYMDQVTTFMDKYLSQNKRYEEDKTLTKTMINNYTKNNLLPSPEKKRYTKEHLILLIYIYYLKNVISISDIQIMFKPLIDHYFENPEASHSLEEIYTSLYKLEQHQHFRVENSIVKTFELSEHDFPGADDRYIKNLNFLSLLGYDIFMKKKIMEQIIDEMAAEQAKQQEQQNEREKKKKKKDET; encoded by the coding sequence ATGGATATTGAGAAGGACAGCCTAAAAAAGAAAATTAGGGAAATGACGCAGCTTGGGTATATTGCCCCGGAGGATCTTCCCTCGATTGAACTGTATATGGATCAAGTCACGACGTTTATGGATAAATATCTTTCACAGAATAAACGTTACGAGGAAGATAAGACACTGACTAAGACGATGATCAATAATTATACGAAGAACAATCTGCTTCCGTCACCGGAAAAAAAACGGTATACGAAGGAACATCTGATTTTACTGATTTACATTTATTATTTGAAAAATGTAATCTCAATCAGTGATATTCAGATTATGTTCAAACCGTTGATTGATCATTATTTTGAGAATCCGGAAGCGTCCCATAGTTTAGAAGAAATCTATACAAGCCTTTATAAACTGGAGCAGCATCAGCATTTCCGGGTTGAAAACAGCATTGTAAAGACCTTTGAGCTGTCGGAACATGATTTCCCCGGCGCGGATGATAGATATATCAAGAATCTGAATTTTTTGTCATTGCTTGGTTACGATATATTCATGAAGAAGAAAATCATGGAGCAGATTATTGATGAGATGGCTGCAGAACAGGCAAAGCAGCAGGAACAGCAAAACGAGCGAGAGAAGAAAAAGAAGAAAAAAGATGAGACGTAA
- a CDS encoding O-acetylhomoserine aminocarboxypropyltransferase/cysteine synthase family protein has translation MSKKHYEDRNLKFETLQLHVGQEQPDPVTDARAVPIYLTSSYVFHNSKHAADRFGLKDAGNIYGRLTNPTEDVFEKRIAALEGGVAALAVGSGAAALTYAFQALAHAGDHIVAAKNIYGGTYNLLAHTLPDYGIEATFVDPFDYDAIEAAIKPNTKAVQIETLGNPNSEVVDIERIAKIAHAHNVPLVVDNTFATPYLVRPIEYGADIVVHSATKFIGGHGTTLGGVIIDSGKFDWLKAADKFPWLVEPNVSYHGVSFAKDTAPAAFATYIRAILLRDTGATISPVHSFIFLQGLETLSLRVERHVENALKVVQYLKNQPQVGKVNHPSISENPEQQALYKKYFPNGGGSIFTFEIKGGAADAQKFIDNLELFSLLANVADVKSLAIHPASTTHSECNEAELLDQGIKPNTIRLSIGTENIDDIIEDLDEAFKALAE, from the coding sequence ATGAGTAAAAAACATTATGAGGACAGAAATTTAAAGTTTGAAACATTACAGCTGCATGTAGGACAGGAACAGCCGGACCCGGTGACAGATGCAAGAGCCGTTCCGATTTATCTGACTTCTTCTTATGTATTCCATAACAGTAAACATGCGGCAGATAGATTTGGCTTGAAGGATGCAGGTAACATCTATGGACGTCTGACAAATCCGACAGAGGATGTATTTGAGAAGCGTATCGCAGCACTCGAAGGTGGCGTTGCAGCACTTGCAGTCGGCTCCGGAGCAGCAGCTCTTACATATGCCTTTCAGGCATTGGCACATGCAGGTGACCATATTGTAGCAGCCAAGAATATCTATGGCGGAACATACAACTTGCTTGCACATACACTTCCGGATTATGGTATTGAGGCAACTTTTGTAGATCCGTTTGATTACGATGCGATCGAAGCGGCTATCAAGCCGAATACAAAGGCAGTTCAGATCGAGACACTTGGAAATCCGAATTCGGAGGTGGTTGATATCGAGCGAATCGCAAAGATTGCACATGCACACAACGTTCCGCTTGTTGTTGATAATACATTTGCAACACCATACCTTGTAAGACCAATCGAGTATGGCGCAGATATCGTCGTTCATTCAGCAACGAAGTTTATCGGTGGCCATGGAACAACACTCGGAGGCGTGATTATTGATAGTGGTAAATTCGACTGGCTGAAGGCAGCGGACAAGTTCCCATGGCTGGTTGAGCCAAATGTATCTTATCATGGAGTCAGCTTTGCAAAGGATACTGCTCCGGCCGCGTTTGCAACTTATATCCGTGCTATTTTGCTCCGTGATACTGGTGCAACAATCTCGCCGGTACATTCATTCATCTTCTTACAGGGGCTTGAGACATTGTCTCTCCGCGTAGAGCGCCATGTGGAAAATGCACTCAAGGTTGTACAGTATCTTAAAAACCAGCCGCAGGTTGGGAAGGTGAATCATCCTTCTATCTCTGAGAATCCGGAACAGCAGGCGCTTTATAAGAAGTACTTCCCGAATGGCGGTGGATCTATCTTTACATTTGAAATCAAGGGCGGTGCTGCAGACGCACAGAAGTTTATCGATAATTTGGAACTCTTCTCTCTGCTTGCAAATGTAGCTGATGTAAAATCGCTTGCCATTCATCCGGCATCTACAACTCACTCTGAGTGCAACGAGGCAGAACTCCTCGATCAGGGAATCAAGCCGAATACAATCCGTCTTTCTATCGGTACAGAGAATATCGATGATATCATTGAAGATCTCGATGAGGCATTCAAGGCACTTGCAGAGTAA
- a CDS encoding HlyC/CorC family transporter, which yields MDTSPALQIIVIIILLILSAFFSSSETALTTVSQIKLRSLIDEGNRRAKKVLKITENPSKLLSAILVGNNIANISASALTTTFCTSVFGNKYIGIATGALTFLVLIFGEITPKTIATEYSLQLSMIVAYPISWLMTVLTPVIFLLNIITSGIFRLFHVNPSARKSSITEAELRTIVNVSHEEGVIEPEEKFMISNVVDFGDAVSKDIMIPRADVVAADVNSTYEELVNIFKSETYTRIPIYEDSKENIIGILNIKDLFFYRELLDIRYFDLRSILRKPLFVSEYQKTSQIFAEMKTSADSMAIVLDEYGQASGIITMEDLVEEIVGDIRDEYDDNENDLIRDLGNHTYDIDASIKLDDLNDKLQTNFESKNYDSLAGFIIELLDNIPTAGEEANCDGAHFKVTEVHRNRIERVTLTLLPKEPQTEKDET from the coding sequence TTGGACACAAGTCCCGCGTTACAAATTATTGTGATTATAATCTTACTGATATTATCTGCTTTTTTTTCTTCTTCAGAAACCGCACTCACTACCGTAAGCCAGATAAAGCTGCGTTCGCTTATTGACGAAGGAAATCGAAGAGCAAAAAAAGTATTAAAGATTACCGAAAACCCAAGTAAGCTTCTAAGCGCAATTCTGGTTGGTAATAACATTGCAAACATATCTGCATCCGCACTGACAACAACCTTTTGTACATCTGTATTCGGAAATAAGTATATCGGAATTGCCACCGGTGCCCTGACTTTTTTAGTTTTGATTTTTGGTGAGATTACACCAAAAACAATTGCCACCGAATATTCCCTGCAGCTTTCCATGATTGTTGCCTACCCGATTTCATGGCTGATGACAGTTTTAACACCGGTTATTTTCTTATTAAATATTATTACTTCCGGTATCTTCCGTCTGTTCCATGTAAATCCTTCCGCGCGAAAATCAAGTATCACCGAAGCCGAGCTTCGAACAATCGTGAATGTATCACACGAGGAAGGTGTCATAGAACCGGAAGAAAAGTTTATGATTTCCAACGTTGTCGACTTCGGGGATGCAGTCTCCAAGGATATCATGATTCCTCGTGCAGACGTTGTAGCCGCGGATGTAAATTCCACTTATGAAGAACTGGTCAATATCTTCAAAAGCGAAACCTATACAAGAATCCCGATTTACGAAGATTCCAAAGAAAATATCATCGGAATTCTAAACATCAAAGATTTGTTTTTCTATCGCGAATTATTAGACATCCGCTATTTTGATCTTCGAAGTATTCTTCGAAAGCCATTGTTCGTATCCGAATACCAGAAGACAAGCCAGATCTTCGCAGAGATGAAAACATCTGCTGACAGTATGGCAATTGTATTGGATGAATACGGGCAGGCATCCGGTATTATCACAATGGAAGATCTGGTTGAAGAGATCGTCGGGGATATCCGTGATGAATATGACGACAACGAGAATGATCTAATTCGTGATCTCGGAAATCACACCTACGATATTGATGCGTCCATCAAGCTGGACGATTTAAACGATAAGCTGCAAACAAATTTCGAATCAAAGAATTATGATTCACTTGCCGGTTTTATCATTGAATTGTTGGATAACATTCCTACCGCCGGAGAGGAAGCCAATTGTGACGGTGCCCATTTCAAGGTGACAGAAGTTCACCGTAACCGTATTGAACGCGTTACCCTTACACTTCTTCCAAAAGAGCCCCAAACAGAAAAAGATGAGACGTAA